The region tttttttttttaaagcttaatCTCAGATGTgactctttaaatatttatgtattaatATAAATCTGCTTGAAAAGGAAGTTGTGATCCCTGTAATTATTTCCTCCTGAGGCAGTAGATCCAACTTGCTCTGTGGACACGAGGAGGTGGTGTATTGTGACAAGGAGggtattttcctgtttaataATGAAACCAATTCTGTTTTGTGTGAAATTGAGagatttatttatgtatttatttatttatttcctctctcttttcttgcagGAGGAAAACTCTGGTCTTATGTCAGTAAGTTCTTAAACAGAAGTCCTGAAGAGAGCTTTGAAATTCCTGAACGGAGAACGTCCAGTTCAACTAAAATTTACCTGGAGCAGCCGACACCTAGTCCTAAAGAAATGGGCAGCAGCGCTGATTCCCGAGACAGCTATGGGGAGAGCATGCTGAAGGTGGTCCCACTGAAGAGCAGCCTCACGCCAAGCTCTCAGGATGACAGCAGCAACCAGGAAGATGGCCAAGAGAGTTCAAAGTGGTTGGACTCAGGATCCAGCTCTGAAGAGGAGTGCACTACTAGTTATTTAACGTTATGCAATGAATACGGGCAAGAAAAAATTGATTCTGGGTCTCTAAATGAGGAACCGGTGGTTAAACTGGAGAGTGAAGGTCTAAATACCAAAGAGAGAAGTAGCTTACAGAAGTGCAGCGTCGTTGGCAGTGACAGCTTCACCTCTCAGATGGCATCTCAGGAACGAAAGCTTTTCATTGATGACACCGAGTCGGAAATAGCTAGTCCTACTAGGATATTGGACTCATTAACTAGATCCAAGAACAGCCCCATGGAACTCTTCAGGATAGACAGCAAAGATAGCACTAGTGAGCTCCTGGGGCTTGATTTTGGAGAAAAATTATATAACCTGAAATCAGAACCTTTGAAGCCGTTATTTTCTGTCCCAGATCACGACAGAAGCTTGGATGCCCTGGAGACCAAAATGGGTGTGAGAGCTCATGACACTGTAAGCAGGGGTTCAAATGACTCTGTGCCAGTTATCTCCTTTAGGGATGCTGCTTTGGATGATGTAAATAGTGTTGATGAAGGAAGGCCTGATCTCCTGATAAACTTACCTGGTATGTCTGATGAAACAGAAGAGGCAGCAATGTCAAGGCCAACAAAGTTTACAAAAACTGATAGGGACATGTTGGAAGTAAAGTTATTAGAAAAGCCTGATGTCTTACAATTAAATAATTCTGCAGAACCATGCAAAGCATTTGATCAAGAGCTAGATCATGTGGCACCAGAAGTGGGAGATtcttctcacgaggcagcacATGGACAAAGCGGTGTCCCTCAGGGAGCTCTTGGCACCCTCTTTACCTCTGAGCAAGAGGTAGGTAGTTCAGAGGATGGCACCCCGTTTCAAGGGCTTGGAGACTGCTCCTTAAATGTGGCcagcaaagaagaaagtttGCTTGTTTCCAGCCAGCTTTCAGGTGCTCAAGATGTTAGCTTGGACGGAGACGTGTTAAGAAACGAAGCAGTCTTGCTATTTTCCGATCAAACGGAAGACTTTGGGAAAGAGGGAGCAGACCCATCTGTGTTATCAGCAGCTGAGAGTAAAAAGACAGCACCAAAGAGGGAAGACAAAATAGCAGTAGCAGGGGAGAAGGAAATACATCAAATTTTTCAGGACCTCGACGAAAGATTAGCGGTAACCTCCAGGTTTTATATCCCAGAGGATTGCATTCAAAGATGGGCAGCTGAAATGGTTGTAGCCCTTGATGCTTTACATAGAGAAGGAATTGTGTGCCGCGATTTGAACCCAAACAACATCTTATTGAATGATAGAGGTCAGGAacttttgcaaatgcatttctttttattcgCTGTTGCTTCCAATTAACTGAGTAGGCGTTTTATCTTGTAATTAGTATCTTCATTTCCTGTCTAGAGCTTCATTATCAGTGCAGCAAATTCACCCCCAGTAATAGCTTCTAGTACTTAATGATGCCATTATTCTTAATGATACTGTTTTTAGCTACAAAAGGAGTAATTACAGTTCACTTCTGCAGaaaatggaagggaaaaatgttttgatttctcCTGTCGTTTTGTTTTTAGGACACATTCAGCTAACGTATTttagcaggtggagggaggttgAAGATTCCTGTGACAACGATGCCATAGAGAGGATGTACTGTGCCCCAGGTTAGAGCAATCACCTACAATGTTTCACTTGGAAAGTAGATGAGCAGCTTTCGCTTTCTCACAGAGCCTCTATGGCATAGAGCTCGAGATCATGCAAtgtctgaattttctttttcttgaatgtCTTAAAAAGCTAGAGGGTTCATAACTGCTTTATTGCTGAGCCGTGGTGGTGGTTGTTAGATCGTTTTCATAAAGCGTAATTTTATTGAATGTCTTGTTTAAGCAAATTTAaggaatgttttgttttcttgcagttATTTGCTATGTGTGAATACACTCCGATAAGTGAAGAGAGCAAATAAGGGAAAGGGCAGGCTGAAAAGATGACGCTGAGAGTCTTAAGAATACAAAAAGATGCAAagaacatggggaaaaaaaccagcaTAGCAGTTTGAAAAATACAACCCTAATAGGCTCAGAGATGCCACTGACATTTTTGATGAGCTACAGTGGGCTTTGAAACAGTTTAGAGAGCTCTTTTCTTAGAACTGCTTTCATCAATCACGAGGGTGATAAAATCAATATCTCTTGGGTTTTTATAGCAAGGATGGCACTTGAAACCGAgccctccctcttttcctttttccaatttattttctgctaatATAGTGGTCAAATGGTAGTGACAGCCAAAAGTCGGGTGTCTTATaacttcatgttttaaaaatttcatgGCTAGCTTAAGAAAACTAGTTTTAGAGTTGAATGAGTACTGGGAGGCTATTCAGAttatcagtttttctttttttattctgaatttgaAATGCCAACGTACTCTCTCTGCTGAGCGCATGGTCTGCCTAGGCATTGCAGCCTGGCGTGCAGGTAGTCCTCAGGCTTGAGTCTGCAAATATGCtcaaaaatgcagctgaagaaTAAGAGTTATCAGCAATGGAAGACAAATAAACACCTGATGCCAAAGTGTGCCTGAAATAAAGTAAGGAACTGATCTCTGTGAAAAAAGGGTGGTAGAATCTCAATGAAAATTTGAATGCCAGCATCTTGAGATTAAtagtaaataaaaatctttgctGTCCAGGTGCAAGTCAAAGGGGAAATGGCAGGTATGacagagaaacagggaagaaattatttttatctgtcaGAGCAAACTCAACACCTTCATTCTACCCTCGCCCCACTTTAATTGAACAAGAAAATTGGGGCATCCCTGCATTTGAGAATCCCAGCAATTCTTGTGGTTGTGAAATTAGAACCGTGTCCTGGTTGCCAACCCGCCGTGTTAGAAAGCGGCGTTCTCCTGCCTCCCTCGCCCGGCCTCGCACAAAGCTCTCCCAGCCGGGCAGTAGCAAAGATGGAAGCGCAGCCTTTTCCCACCCTGTCACCATTAATGAGCTGTGAAAGTCAAAGCttaatttttccatattttaatGAGGATCCAAAGAGAGGCTTTTTTTGCCCCCTAAGCCCCAACCAGCCAACTCCTGCAGTAATTAAGTGTTTAGGGAGTggtttaaataatatttaaaagtcCCCAAATGCGAGAATAAAGTTTTCCGTGCCATCATTATTTCCACCTCGCAGCACAGGTACGGTGTCCGCCTGGGCTTTCCTTGGTTAAGTTGCTCTCGCCTCTCCGCCCTCTCTGCCCTACCCTGAGCTGCCGTTTGCTTTCTGTGTCTGTGACTGGTGAGCTACAAGATGAATATTTGCAAATGCGAATATTAGATATATGTGAGATGGCTGAATTGATGCTGCTCTGTGATTCCTACCTTTCATGTTTCTTGATCTTAGTGTTCTCTGTGCAAAGTCTACTCTTAGTATAGCTATTTCATGCTAATTTTTGCATAGGAGAGTAACACTTGGTATAAGTTAGCAgtgcaaaatatattttggagCTAAGTGCCATGCTATTCTGAGCAATGATTTAAAACCTGTACTTTCAATAAAGATGTATAGCTGAGTCCAAAGCAGCTTTCTTAGGGCTACTGCTGCTGGTAAACCTTGCTCTAGAACTTTTgatcagtgtttaaaaaaatagtcatGTTagtgggctttctttaggctctGATGTtagggggaaaacaaacaaacaaaaaacccaaaccagaacaaatccaacaacaacaaaaagtaaaaccaaaacaacaaaaaaccccaaaacttatTTGGATGATCATTTTTCATTGTAAGGAGTTTACTGTGTCCCTGGAGCACGTCTCCCCTTTAGTGTGATAGCATTGCTCTACAAACTGCTTCTTGGAACAGGATTTTGAAATTATAGTTGCGCTTCAGTACACCAAGAGAAATTGGcaactttgtgggtttttttagattattattattttaaaataattatttttaagttgcTTTTCAAAACTGATCGTAACTGTTCTTCACAgcttgcttttttcctgctgaaagaACGGCTACGGTTTTGCAGAGATGAACAAGTGATCTTTCCAAAATTTAATCAGGTCTTTTGATTTCTTATGCTACAATACAGTGACTGAATAAAGTGAATCAAAGCGAGTCTTTATCTTGTTCTGAATTTTCCTGGTGTTGCCAGTACTGTGTGCTGTTGCCTTCCCCTGGGTactcagcctttcctctccttttctctcctgatTGAAGGGTGCAGTAAACTTGGCTGGTACAATTTTGTTTCCATGTGTTTAGCTCGGTGTGTGTTTTCATAGGAACTCAGGATAGAAGAGGATTTGGATGCAGTAACTTCCATGTTACGTGATTCAGTGTTTTGTTATTAGAAGTGTTCAGTGTTCTGTTATTTGCACTCAAAATTATCCAAGAAAGGGAAGGTATCTTTATCAAAGCATTGCCTTTTAGGCTTTGGTGTTGGAGACTGAGAACAGGTGATGAGTCCTGGGATGTAGTTCTGTTTCTGCACTGGTTTTTGAGGAGCAAATTTTGTaggcagaaaaaggagaaggtgAATGTGCAAGTTAAACAGGTTGCAGGATATCTTCAATTCAAAATTGTAGGAAATCATATTGCAGAGTTATATGAAagacataaaaatgtatttgaaattattttatctttttaatcaACAGGATTTCAGGTGTTACTGTTTTACAGCACGAGTTATAAAGTGCTTAGAAGTGAAGTGCCTAATgacatatttaaattttaaggTGCTTTATTGGTTCAAGGAAAATATGGAATCTAAATTTCACAACTTATATATCAGAATCTAATTCCTAGAGGGGTGAGGGCTAATAATGTATTAACATTGGAGCTTTTCAGAcccaggggagagcagaggTCCAACTATGTGGAGCTTGCTTTCAGGATCTAGGATTTTGTGTTTGGGGCTTTCAGTGCCCCAGGTTGTGACCTTgtattaaagcaaaacaagggtaGTTTTGGTACAGAAACAGTGATTAGACCCTTGCTGTGGTGAACAGCAAGGACTCGCCCCACTCTTATTATCCTACAAAAAGCAGAGAGGCAATGTGGCTGCAAATGTAGAATGCAATGTATGTATAAAAGACTAGAACAAATGCAAACATTATAAGTGAAGAAGTGTCAAAAAGATGAGGGAAGAGAGGGCGTAAAATGCTGCATACTATTCCGTACTAGCAATAGAATTAATTTTGTGTGGAATAGCAATCGTGACTTTATATCGTGCATAAATTAAAAGCAGGGCTGGATCTGTTGCAAGAAGCGGCACTTCTGCGCTTTTGACGGCAGGTGGCATTGTACCATTAATGGATTTTGCGGCTGCACTTGCTGCCTCTCGTTCGCCTGACTTCACAGAAGATGCAGTTTATTTGTAACGATTTACATATCGAGAATTGTGCTCTCAAGCTCGGAGTCGCGGTGTGTTGTAGTGCTGTTGAATCTGTTGGTAAAGCTGGGTAACTCTCTTTACTCCTGCATAGTTCtactcaatttaaaaaaaaaagtttgtgctGAAGCAACTACAGCAACAGCAAAGCTATCTGCAGATGCTTAAAAGTAGCACCCGTGCTGTACTTTGATTGATGGCCAAACTAAATCTTTGCTGTTCACCTATGATAAGTCAAACGTTGTTTCTCTAATCCACAAGGGAAATGATGGATTATAAATCATCCCCTATAAACTCAACACCACTTCAAGTAAAACTGTGGGGCTTTTGGCCAAGAATAAcatatttgcttttaaagaagaaattatgcaCTTTAACTTAGAATTTTTGCTGCATTAATACGGTTAAGGTGACAAACATGAGGTTTATGTGTTTgcgtttttttatttttctttaactttcctgctctttgtagtaattttgttttctgaatgttttaaaGTGTAAGCAGCTGATGTCTGAATATAAAGTTAATAGTGCATCGGATGAGAATGATTCACTTCTGTTTAAACAGCCCTTTGCTCTCCATGCCCCCTGAGAACTCTTATCACTTATTTgtccaaaaaaccccacaaaaactaACAGAAAACCCCTCGCATTATCCACCTGCCTGGTGGCTGATAGTATCAGCAATGTATCTCTTTATCTCTTGGTTAATGTGCCTTGGTATTCTGAAGGGGGGAAAATTCCAGTAACAGATTCAATTTACATGGACAGAAACTTGAGCAAATGCCAGCCTAGCAGGGGGGCCATTATTCTGCTCTataaataagtttaaaaaagaaagaaacacacacacaaacctgtGAATCAACATGTTTTGGTCTAATTGAGGGAAAAGCAAGATAGATgaattttgaaatgcaaatgaTCACCTTCTGTTATTTAAGTATCAGTTTTGCCAACTTTGTGATCTTAAATATAAAGAGTTGTTACCTTTTAAATGGAGTAATAATTATGTTCCATTCTTGATAGTcatgatttttaaaaccaaacGAGTAACTTTTCAAAAAAGTGCTGTTGTAGTATGCTTCATCCctgtgagagaaacaaaattGTCTGCAGCCACAGCCTAGTCAAGACTATTTTCAACTAAAACGGATTAAATTGAAGATTTACTCATAAAGAGAAATCTTTTAGGTACTTTTTTGATCTAACCTGTGAAGTGTCATGTTGTAGAAGCGGCTTGCTGGTCTAACACCTTGTGTAAATACAATGTGTGaatgaaatgctttatttacaCTCTCCGACTTCTCGTTCCAGCAGCGGGGATGTGTTCTGTCACATCCCTGTAGTGTTTTCGGAGGACGAGATTTCACAGTGGCCCTGCCTTTggaaccttttttctttcttgtccgAACAATGAGTTTTCACCCAACTGTATTTACTAAAAACTGGTGATTTTCATGTTGAGATCATAAAGCCAAAGGGAGCTTAGCTTCGTAGAAAATTTAAGTAGGAAACTGGCCGTCGGTAATTTATCGTATtattcttactgctttcataaCCAGGGTGCTATAATGAAACCTTATTTACAAAAACCAGCCTTCACAGAAACCTGCACAGAAATATATGGTATATTTAGTTTTAACTAACCTGCTACTAATTGTACACGATGCAAAacctaagcaaaaaaaaaaaggctttgtggGTAAATAATTTTGTCCTGCAAAAGACCAAAATGTTTCAGTGTGCAGCCTGATTTTCGTACTTGCAA is a window of Columba livia isolate bColLiv1 breed racing homer chromosome 3, bColLiv1.pat.W.v2, whole genome shotgun sequence DNA encoding:
- the RPS6KC1 gene encoding ribosomal protein S6 kinase delta-1 isoform X1, which codes for MLSPRERGGDLARFYTVTEPRRHPRGHTVYKVTARIVSRKNPEDVQEIVVWKRYSDFKKLHKDLWQIHKNLCRHTELFPPFAKAIVFGRFDETVIEERRQCAEDLLQFSANIPALYNSKQLEEFFKGGEVHDGSELIGPVEPLSETLTDNLSDCSSEVRKDLSGLDDVMLTSQSECGGFSSDSDLISLTVDVDSLAELDDGMASNQSSPSRAVGLCLTSEPPVQSTLAPEQEWSKPEGERESHSLFTGSLKPKPGKQDYLEKAGELIKLALKKEEEEDYEAALSFYRKGVDLLLEGVQGESSPSRREAVKKKTAEYLMRAEKISSLYHKSSEDASVPMPPGSLSSRPSWNLRSPAEELKAFRVLGVIDKVLLVMDTRTQQTFILKGLRKSSEYSRSRTTIIPRCVPNMVCLHKYIISEESVFLVLQHAEGGKLWSYVSKFLNRSPEESFEIPERRTSSSTKIYLEQPTPSPKEMGSSADSRDSYGESMLKVVPLKSSLTPSSQDDSSNQEDGQESSKWLDSGSSSEEECTTSYLTLCNEYGQEKIDSGSLNEEPVVKLESEGLNTKERSSLQKCSVVGSDSFTSQMASQERKLFIDDTESEIASPTRILDSLTRSKNSPMELFRIDSKDSTSELLGLDFGEKLYNLKSEPLKPLFSVPDHDRSLDALETKMGVRAHDTVSRGSNDSVPVISFRDAALDDVNSVDEGRPDLLINLPGMSDETEEAAMSRPTKFTKTDRDMLEVKLLEKPDVLQLNNSAEPCKAFDQELDHVAPEVGDSSHEAAHGQSGVPQGALGTLFTSEQEVGSSEDGTPFQGLGDCSLNVASKEESLLVSSQLSGAQDVSLDGDVLRNEAVLLFSDQTEDFGKEGADPSVLSAAESKKTAPKREDKIAVAGEKEIHQIFQDLDERLAVTSRFYIPEDCIQRWAAEMVVALDALHREGIVCRDLNPNNILLNDRGHIQLTYFSRWREVEDSCDNDAIERMYCAPEVGAILEETEACDWWSLGAILFELLTGKPLVECHPSGINTHTSLSIPDHVSKEARSLIQQLLQFNPAERLGAGVAGVEDIKSHPFFALIEWADLLR
- the RPS6KC1 gene encoding ribosomal protein S6 kinase delta-1 isoform X3, encoding MSHSSEKYIIVVWKRYSDFKKLHKDLWQIHKNLCRHTELFPPFAKAIVFGRFDETVIEERRQCAEDLLQFSANIPALYNSKQLEEFFKGGEVHDGSELIGPVEPLSETLTDNLSDCSSEVRKDLSGLDDVMLTSQSECGGFSSDSDLISLTVDVDSLAELDDGMASNQSSPSRAVGLCLTSEPPVQSTLAPEQEWSKPEGERESHSLFTGSLKPKPGKQDYLEKAGELIKLALKKEEEEDYEAALSFYRKGVDLLLEGVQGESSPSRREAVKKKTAEYLMRAEKISSLYHKSSEDASVPMPPGSLSSRPSWNLRSPAEELKAFRVLGVIDKVLLVMDTRTQQTFILKGLRKSSEYSRSRTTIIPRCVPNMVCLHKYIISEESVFLVLQHAEGGKLWSYVSKFLNRSPEESFEIPERRTSSSTKIYLEQPTPSPKEMGSSADSRDSYGESMLKVVPLKSSLTPSSQDDSSNQEDGQESSKWLDSGSSSEEECTTSYLTLCNEYGQEKIDSGSLNEEPVVKLESEGLNTKERSSLQKCSVVGSDSFTSQMASQERKLFIDDTESEIASPTRILDSLTRSKNSPMELFRIDSKDSTSELLGLDFGEKLYNLKSEPLKPLFSVPDHDRSLDALETKMGVRAHDTVSRGSNDSVPVISFRDAALDDVNSVDEGRPDLLINLPGMSDETEEAAMSRPTKFTKTDRDMLEVKLLEKPDVLQLNNSAEPCKAFDQELDHVAPEVGDSSHEAAHGQSGVPQGALGTLFTSEQEVGSSEDGTPFQGLGDCSLNVASKEESLLVSSQLSGAQDVSLDGDVLRNEAVLLFSDQTEDFGKEGADPSVLSAAESKKTAPKREDKIAVAGEKEIHQIFQDLDERLAVTSRFYIPEDCIQRWAAEMVVALDALHREGIVCRDLNPNNILLNDRGHIQLTYFSRWREVEDSCDNDAIERMYCAPEVGAILEETEACDWWSLGAILFELLTGKPLVECHPSGINTHTSLSIPDHVSKEARSLIQQLLQFNPAERLGAGVAGVEDIKSHPFFALIEWADLLR
- the RPS6KC1 gene encoding ribosomal protein S6 kinase delta-1 isoform X4, with the protein product MCYVLLKHWNDFHRLRALSPEGRFDETVIEERRQCAEDLLQFSANIPALYNSKQLEEFFKGGEVHDGSELIGPVEPLSETLTDNLSDCSSEVRKDLSGLDDVMLTSQSECGGFSSDSDLISLTVDVDSLAELDDGMASNQSSPSRAVGLCLTSEPPVQSTLAPEQEWSKPEGERESHSLFTGSLKPKPGKQDYLEKAGELIKLALKKEEEEDYEAALSFYRKGVDLLLEGVQGESSPSRREAVKKKTAEYLMRAEKISSLYHKSSEDASVPMPPGSLSSRPSWNLRSPAEELKAFRVLGVIDKVLLVMDTRTQQTFILKGLRKSSEYSRSRTTIIPRCVPNMVCLHKYIISEESVFLVLQHAEGGKLWSYVSKFLNRSPEESFEIPERRTSSSTKIYLEQPTPSPKEMGSSADSRDSYGESMLKVVPLKSSLTPSSQDDSSNQEDGQESSKWLDSGSSSEEECTTSYLTLCNEYGQEKIDSGSLNEEPVVKLESEGLNTKERSSLQKCSVVGSDSFTSQMASQERKLFIDDTESEIASPTRILDSLTRSKNSPMELFRIDSKDSTSELLGLDFGEKLYNLKSEPLKPLFSVPDHDRSLDALETKMGVRAHDTVSRGSNDSVPVISFRDAALDDVNSVDEGRPDLLINLPGMSDETEEAAMSRPTKFTKTDRDMLEVKLLEKPDVLQLNNSAEPCKAFDQELDHVAPEVGDSSHEAAHGQSGVPQGALGTLFTSEQEVGSSEDGTPFQGLGDCSLNVASKEESLLVSSQLSGAQDVSLDGDVLRNEAVLLFSDQTEDFGKEGADPSVLSAAESKKTAPKREDKIAVAGEKEIHQIFQDLDERLAVTSRFYIPEDCIQRWAAEMVVALDALHREGIVCRDLNPNNILLNDRGHIQLTYFSRWREVEDSCDNDAIERMYCAPEVGAILEETEACDWWSLGAILFELLTGKPLVECHPSGINTHTSLSIPDHVSKEARSLIQQLLQFNPAERLGAGVAGVEDIKSHPFFALIEWADLLR
- the RPS6KC1 gene encoding ribosomal protein S6 kinase delta-1 isoform X2, which produces MNSLHLSVIKHGLLISDLAEIVVWKRYSDFKKLHKDLWQIHKNLCRHTELFPPFAKAIVFGRFDETVIEERRQCAEDLLQFSANIPALYNSKQLEEFFKGGEVHDGSELIGPVEPLSETLTDNLSDCSSEVRKDLSGLDDVMLTSQSECGGFSSDSDLISLTVDVDSLAELDDGMASNQSSPSRAVGLCLTSEPPVQSTLAPEQEWSKPEGERESHSLFTGSLKPKPGKQDYLEKAGELIKLALKKEEEEDYEAALSFYRKGVDLLLEGVQGESSPSRREAVKKKTAEYLMRAEKISSLYHKSSEDASVPMPPGSLSSRPSWNLRSPAEELKAFRVLGVIDKVLLVMDTRTQQTFILKGLRKSSEYSRSRTTIIPRCVPNMVCLHKYIISEESVFLVLQHAEGGKLWSYVSKFLNRSPEESFEIPERRTSSSTKIYLEQPTPSPKEMGSSADSRDSYGESMLKVVPLKSSLTPSSQDDSSNQEDGQESSKWLDSGSSSEEECTTSYLTLCNEYGQEKIDSGSLNEEPVVKLESEGLNTKERSSLQKCSVVGSDSFTSQMASQERKLFIDDTESEIASPTRILDSLTRSKNSPMELFRIDSKDSTSELLGLDFGEKLYNLKSEPLKPLFSVPDHDRSLDALETKMGVRAHDTVSRGSNDSVPVISFRDAALDDVNSVDEGRPDLLINLPGMSDETEEAAMSRPTKFTKTDRDMLEVKLLEKPDVLQLNNSAEPCKAFDQELDHVAPEVGDSSHEAAHGQSGVPQGALGTLFTSEQEVGSSEDGTPFQGLGDCSLNVASKEESLLVSSQLSGAQDVSLDGDVLRNEAVLLFSDQTEDFGKEGADPSVLSAAESKKTAPKREDKIAVAGEKEIHQIFQDLDERLAVTSRFYIPEDCIQRWAAEMVVALDALHREGIVCRDLNPNNILLNDRGHIQLTYFSRWREVEDSCDNDAIERMYCAPEVGAILEETEACDWWSLGAILFELLTGKPLVECHPSGINTHTSLSIPDHVSKEARSLIQQLLQFNPAERLGAGVAGVEDIKSHPFFALIEWADLLR